TACCTCATCCTCGGAGCCCTCTCTACAGGCTTCCTTGTCTACGGTATCGCCTGGCTTTATGGGGCTACAAAGACTACTGATCTTGCAGCAATTGCTGCTGGCCCAATCACCAGTTCTCCTGCTCTTCTCTACGGTCTTGCCCTCATCATCATCTCCCTTGGCTTCAAGGTCGGTGCAGCTCCAATGCAACTCTGGATCCCGGACGTTTATCAAGGTGCGCCAACTCCGATTACCTCCTTCCTCTCAGTAGCCTCCAAAGCTGCCGGTTTCGGTGTCGCCATCACCATCCTCAAGCCATTCCTAATGGCTGAAGCTACCCAGCCAGCTGTCGCGACCATTCTCGTGCTCATGGCTGCTGCTACCCTGATCTACGGTAACTTTGCCGCCCTTGCCCAGACCAACTTCAAGCGACTGCTCGCCTACTCATCCATTGCCCACGCTGGATTCATCCTACTTGGCATGGCCACTCAGTCCTTCGACTCAGTTCTCTTCTATCTGGCAACTTACCTCATCATGACCTTCGCCGGCTTCTTCGTTCTCGGTCTGATCCGTAACAACGACGACTCCGACGAAATCGATGCCTTCAATGGTCTAGGAAAGCGCAACCCTACCCTCGCTCTAGCCGTAACGATCATCATGGCTTCCATGGCAGGCGTGCCCCTGACAGCTGGCTTCCTTGGTAAGTTCTTCATCTTCGGTGCTGCTGTGAACAATCTGGATATCGTGAGCTGGCCAGTGCTCGTCGTGGCCTTTGCCGCTGCAGCCTCTGGCTTCTACTACTACTTCAAGGTGATTCGTGCCGTCTACTGGTTCGCCCCTGAGAAGAGCGAGCCATTGCAAATCAGCCTGATTGCCAAGCTTGCCCTGATCCTGTTCACCACCGCGATCATTGTCTTCGGAATCTACCCGCAGCCAATCATGTCCATCGTTGGCGGGTAAGCTACCCTCTACTTTTCAAAGCAAAAGCCCCACTTGATCACTCAAGCGGGGCTTTTTGTTTTAGATGCTATGAAACTTGAAATTAGTCTTCTTCCTCTTCTCGCTTCGCTGCGAGACGCTCTTCAGGACTATCCTTCCACATCAGCAACGCTTTAAAGACATCACCGATCCCTCTAGTTTGGTGCATGGAGCGTTCGATCTCCACCTCGGCTTCCTGGTACTCGCTAGTATTCTCCATAGAGAGCTCGATTTCACGCAGTCTCTCTTTCACCGCTTCGTCTCCAGCGATGAGTCGCATTTTGGCAAGCTTCGCATAGCGTCTGAGTTCATCAATCATGCTGCGTAGCTCATCCCACTCAGCACGCTGATCCTGAGTCAGGCCACTTTCGAATTTGGCCATCCCAGCATCGAGATTTTCATCTAAATCGATCAATTGCTGGACGCGTAAATCTGGGGATTTGGAAAGTTCCGCGTCCATCTCATCATAAATCTCTCTGAATAATGCTTTCATCACCCTAAAACCTAACACCTTTCTCCTGATCATCCAACCAAAAGTGGAGGCTCAGGGGCATATTTCGGCATATTTCGGCATAATTCATCATATTTCGGAAATAGGTTCATAAAGACTCCATTTTTTCAAAGGCACTACTTGAAATTGTCACCGTTTCCCCCTATCTAGCCGGAAGTTCACGACACCGAAAAACTAATAATGAGCAATTCTTCCTGTTCCCTGTGCCAATTCTGGTCCTCCTCAATTGGTAAAAAGATCGTAGTAGCCCTCACGGGTATCGTTCTCGTCGGCTTCCTTGCAGGCCACTTGGCTGGTAACCTTCTCGTCTATGTAGGCGCAGAAGACTTCAATGAATACGCTGAATTCTTGCATGGTATGGCTCACGGAGCAGGTATCTGGATTGCACGCATCGTACTCCTCACTTGCTTTGTTCTCCACATCGTAGCCACCATCCAGCTCACCACAGCGAACCGCGCGGCACGTGAAAACCGCTACCAGTGCGAAGGCACCATGACCGCTTCCCGCTCATCACGCCTGATGATCTGGTCTGGTCTCACCATCCTTGCATTCGTGATCTTCCACATCCTCCACTACACAGTGCGTGTAGATGCTGAGCTTGCAGCTCTGGCAAACGAAGGGAACCCTTACGGCATGCTTGTCCTCGGATTCAAAAATCCTCTCGTTAGCATCTTCTACATCATCGCCATCAGCCTGCTTTGCAGCCACCTTTCTCACGGCGTTGCTTCCATCTTCCAGACCTTGGGTCTTCGCTCAAGAAAAAGCGCTGGCCTCATCGACGGCTTGGCCAAGGCCTACACTGCTGTCATCTGGATCGGCTTCATTTCCATTCCTATCGCCGTACTTGCAGGTTTCGTGAAGTAATCATCTAGTACTTAACTATCAAAACTTTCCAAGACTATGTCACTCGACTCCAAAGTTCCACAGGGCCCGCTTGAACAGAAATGGTCCAGCCACAAGATGAACTCCAAGCTCATCAACCCGGCAAACAAGCGTAAGTACACTGTTATCGTGGTAGGTTCCGGCCTTGCTGGCGGCGCAGCTGCAGCCACCATGTCTGAGCTCGGCTACAAGGTAAAGTGCTTCTGCTACCAAGACTCCCCACGTCGCGCACACTCCATCGCGGCTCAGGGTGGTATCAACGCAGCTAAGAACTACCAGAATGACGGCGACTCCGTTTTCCGTCTTTTCTACGACACCATCAAAGGCGGTGACTTCCGCTCCCGTGAGGCAAACGTTTATCGTCTCGCTGAGGTGTCCACCAACATCATCGACCAGGCTACTGCCCAAGGTGTTCCTTTCGCTCGTGAATACGGCGGTCTCCTCGACAACCGTTCCTTCGGCGGCGCTCAGGTTTCCCGTACTTTCTACGCTCGTGGCCAGACTGGTCAGCAGCTTCTCATCGGTTGCTACCAGGCACTTGAGAAAGAGATCAGCAAAGGAGGTGTCACCATGTACCCACGTACCGAGATGCTTGACCTCGTCAAGGTAGACGGTCACGCCAAGGGCATCGTGGTTCGTGACCTCACCACTGGTGAAATCACAACCCACGCTGCTGACGCGGTCTGTATCGCTTCCGGCGGTTACGGCAACGTATTCTTCCTCTCCACCAATGCGATGGGCTGTAACGTCATGGCCGCATACAAGGCTCACAAGAAAGGCGCCTACTTCGCAAACCCATGCTACACTCAGATCCACCCTACCTGTATCCCAGTGAGTGGTGACTACCAGTCCAAGCTGACTCTCATGTCTGAGTCCCTGCGAAACGACGGTCGTATCTGGGTTCCTAAGAGCAAGGAAGACGCCAAAGCAATCCGTGAAGGCCGCAAGACACCTCTCGATATCAAAGAAGAAGACCGCGACTACTATCTGGAGCGTAAGTACCCATCATTCGGTAACCTTTGCCCACGAGACATTGCCTCCCGTGCAGCCAAGGAAGCCTGTGATGACGAACGCGGCGTAGCGCCTACTGGTCTCGGTGTTTACCTTGACTTCAAAGACGCGATCAACCGTCTCGGCGAAGACACTATCCGTGCACGCTACGGTAACCTCTTCCAGATGTATGAAAAGATCACTGGTGAGAACCCATACAAGACTCCAATGCAGATTTTCCCAGCGGTTCACTACACCATGGGTGGTCTCTGGGTTGACTACAACCTGATGTCTAACCTCCAGGGGCTCCACGTACTCGGTGAGGCCAACTTCTCCGACCACGGCGCGAACCGCCTCGGCGCCTCCGCTCTCATGCAGGGTCTTGCCGACGGTTACTTCGTGATCCCATCCACCATCGCTGTCTATCTCGCTGGTCAGAAGCCAGGTGCCGTCACCACAGATGCTCCTGAGTTCAAGGAAGCTGAAGCAGCCGCGAAGGAGCACATCAACAAGCTCATGAATATCAAGGGCAAGCGTAGTGTGGATTCCTTCCACCGTGAACTTGGTAACATCATGTGGGACTACTGTGGCATGGAGCGCACCAAGGAAGGCCTTGAGTATGCTCTCAAGCGCATCCCTGAAGTCCGTGAGGAATTCTGGAAAGACGTCCGCATTCCTGGCGACGCCGATGAGCTCAATGCTGAACTCGAAAAAGCTGGCCGTCTCGCCGACTACTTCGAATTCGCCGAACTCATGTGTTACGATGCCCTTAACCGTGAAGAATCCTGCGGTGGCCACTTCCGTGGTGAGCACCAGTTCACCGAAGCTGATCCAGAAGTTCAGGACGGCCGCACTCAGGCTGGCGAAGCCAAGCGCCACGACGACCAGTTCAGCTACGTTGCTGCCTGGGAATACCAAGGTGAAGGCGTACAGCCTAAGCTTCACAAGGAAGAGCTCGTATTCGAGTTCGTCACTCCTTCCATCCGAAGCTACAAGTAATCTTCGATTTCATCAAAAAAGCCTGCTGGAGTTATCCAGCAGGCTTTTTTTGTAGAGTTGTAGGAAGACCAGTACTTACTTGGCTTTCTCCGTACCCGTCAACTTCATGCTAGTCATGGTCTTGGCCTCCATTTTCATACCACCAGCTTCAGCGGTGGTCATGCTGAAATCCAAGTTCATATCCATCTTGGTAATTTGACCCAGCTCAGTATCAAATTCGTACTGACCGTCGATCTTCTTGGCCTCAATCTTCATCATGGCTCCCGCCTGGCCCACTTCGCCATTCATCGCTCCAGAGAAGGACACTTTGGCAGTTTTTCCAGTGATTGAGTCGAGCTTCATATCGAAGCTGATTTTCATTTCGCCGGCTTGCTTGCCCATTGGCATGTCCATCTTGGTCTTCCAAGTCTCACCTACTTTGACTTCCTTGTTAGGCAGCATCTGAGAGGACTGCTTGGCCATTTGCTCAATGGACTCTTTAGAAATACCTGTAGCTTCGTTCACCTTGAGCTTATCCAGCCCTTCCATAGACAGTAGTTTTCCGCTCTTGTCGTAAATAGCGGTCACCTCGGATTCCAAAATCGGCTTCATTGCACCATCCAGCATCGCATTGCCCCCCCCTTTTTCAGAGTCGTACTCCATCATGGCGTTGCCGCCCATCATCATGGTCATTTTGAGGCGGGTGTATTCCGTCTTCACAGCAACGCCCTTCGGATGCTCCGCCGCGGTATTCTTCATATTCATGAGCATGCTGTTGGTCATGGCCATCTGATTACCACCCATAGGCATCGTCATGTTCATGTCTTGGGTGGTGCTGTACTTGTAGACTGTACCAGGAACCCACTTGAGTGAGAGATTAGCCGATTGCGCATAGGCCCCAACATTCATAGCCAAGGCACCGACAATACCGAGAAGTGCTTTATATTTCATAGTATAGGTAATTTTTTAAGTTAGCTGGCAGAATCACGCTGGATTCATCAGAGACTATTCTCCTCACGCACTCCACCGGTTACAACAATCAAACATGTTAGCGTCATAAAATCAAACTTTCTCAGGAATTTCATGGGCTTACCTCCGTGGCCCTGAGTCGGATAAATTTCGTATCCTGATCCATGGGTATCTCTACCCCTTCTTCAGTAACAACGAATCCTGATGCGTACCAGTTCACCAAATCGTTAGACCATTCCCCTTCCACATAAACCAGTTCCTCGTTTTGGCGGTCGAACTTCAGTTTGATTTTCCCATCCACAAATTCATGGATCACGGGATTATCTGGGCTATTAGGATCGGTCGCCAATGCCAGCTCTAGCAGATTAGGCAAGCCATCCAAATCCGGGTCCAACTCGGCTGAAATGTTCTGGTCAGGAACTCCTGAGTCAAAGGCATACTGCTCAACGGAGCTTAGCCCTTCACGAAACAGAAACTCCATATCCCGATCACTGAATGACAAGGGGTAGATCCGGCAATCATCTATTGCTCCCTTGAAATGACGATTGGCGATCGGGTCACATCCTAAGTGACTCACCGCACTCCAATCCGAAACAGCATGAGTCATGGCAGTGCTGGCACTTTGCATACTCGTCCCATCGTGCATGTATATCGTGGCTCCATCCGGTCTGATAACAAGAGCGACAAATACCCAAACTTGGTCGGGCATAATCAACCCAGAAGACCAAGCCTGCTGCCCATCCGATGTATTCCAGCGGTAGCGAAGGTCCATGCTAGGTCCCAATTGTAGTCCGAACAACTGACCTCCCATCCGGTGAAAGATCAATCCGACACCATTGGTTTGATCACCATCACGCTTGAACCATCCAGACAAGGTAAGCTCGTTGCCTACAGCACCTAGCGAGCCAAAAGTAAAACAACCATCTACTCCATCCAAATATCTGGCGTTCCCATGTTTTCCCGCCACCACCGACACCCCTGACAGACTGGGTTCAGCATCAAATCCATTCCCTGAACTATCGATCGCATCATCACTGGCATTCGTTTCATCCAGCAGCCACTTAGCTAGAGGCGTAGGTAGATTGCTAGCGTCTAGTATGACCAACTCCCACGAGCCTATGAAATCAAGTAAAGGGTGAGACTCCACCTGAATCTCCATCATTTCAGTATTCTCCATGAGATCCTCATCGACCGCCTGTACCAAATACGTTTGTTCTGGTTCAAATACAGGAAAGTTCAATACTTCCGGCATTCCCGAAACATCGGCTAGTTCGGCTCCCCCCAAGAACCGTAGAGGGAACTCCATGGGGACTGGTGGCTTTTCTGACAAACTTGCCGTAATAGTGGCCGTAGATCCATCCCCCTCCCGGATACTGTTATCCTGTATATCGAAAGCCAGGACAGGATAGTCATGAGCCTGGTCAAAGTTAGTCTCTGGGAAGGGCCAACCTTCGGGTACCCCCTGTCCATCAGAGAGGCCAATGATGTTATCAGCCGAATTGATATCAAGATAGGTCAGCCGAATGATACCCGTACCATCCGTGAATAACTCCAGTTGGACCGAGTTTCCTACATTGCTACCATACTCAGGAACTCCCTCGTAGGTGACCACGATCTTGGCACCTGGAAACTCCTGATAGTAGATGGCACCTGCTGAGGCCGGGTTCAGATCGTCCCAAAGAACAGCGATGCCTAAGTTGGCAAAGTGTTCGCTGATCGATTCCGTGTAATCATTGGCAGAACTGCCGAAGCGCACCAAGCCATTCGTCCCGATATTAAGACTCGATACACTCTGACCATAGAAGGTCAGTGGCTGTGCCAGGTTGCGTGTCCAGTGACCATCATCTGAATTTCCAAAGTCTGGAGATACATTATGAAGTGCTTCTGAGCCTAACTGCGTATCCACAGGGAAGTCGGTAGCTGGGGCCTTAAAAACGGCGTAGCCTGTTGACGACGGCAGGAATGTCAGCTGGGTGTTTTTCAAATCAAAACCATCCCCTACAGCGAATTGCTCTGAGGGAGGGACCGCTTCATAGATCGTCAGCTGCACTTCACGCTGATAGACGTTTTCAAAAGACGCACTAGTGAAAGTGAGTGTGGCGGTATACGTACCAGGAGACATTTCTAATACTGATGATGTCAGCTCGGCATCGATCACACTCTGACTGCCAGCCGTGGCCGTACCAGCTGTCTGACTCAAATTTAACCAAGATACATCAGAGGATACCGTCCAAGAGCTGTCGCTAGCCGTATTGTTCACTACCCGGAACTGATGCTCTGATGGTGATGGTAGCTGTCCATGAATGCCCCGACTCGACACCTGACTAACAGGGAATACGCCAACAGAAGCCTGGTCTTGCCCTGTAGTGATCAAGGAGAACACCTGAGAGGCTCCAGTAATGGAACCTTTATACGATACGGTTAAGACATACTCTCCTGGTTCAGGATCCGTGATAATGATCTGCTCCACATTATCCAAAGTATTGTCTCCACTGGTCGCAGATGCTTGTGGAGCGTCTTTGTCCAGCACCCAGGGCATCAATGTCTGGCCACTTGGGCTGACCATCCGGATATCCAGATCATTCACCAAGACTGGAGTACTGGAGTCAACGACGCCATTGGCCTCATCCCCTGCGGGATCAGTCCAGCAAATCGTGGCTTTCATGACGCTGGAGTTTTGGTCCCATAACAAGCGGTAACTATGCGATGGGGTACCAGCGCTCACACTATCCACCACCAAGTGCTGGTTGGATGGCTTTTCAAAATCGAGATCGATCAGATCGACAGCCGACTTCACATTCATCAGCCCCCAACCATTAGAATAGTCGGGTCCCACGTTACCCAAGTCATCCGCAGTATGGATGATGAGAGCCTTCAGTGTACTCGCCATCATGAGTTCACCTGCATGATACTCACCATAGCGCTCCTGAATCAGAATGGATCCACCTGCAGCTGAGGGAGAGGACATCGAGGTTCCGGATTTGCTACTGTATCCATTGTCCCGGCTTGAGTCGGTTGAAAAGAGGTCTACCCCATTGGCTACAATATCTGGCTTGATTCGCCCGTCATCGGTTGGCCCCCAGCTGCTGAATGAAGCCATCGTGCCTGCTTCCACTGACCGCTCGCCACTGACCACCGCATCATTCACCGCACCAACCGTCATGATATTCTTGGCGACAGCACTTCCACCAATCGTATCGTACTGAAGGTTCTTCTCTGTATCAGGATGGTTATCGGGGTTATAGCTTGTGGATTGCCAGGATGAACCGTTCCAATAATAGATGGTAGCTCCCTCAGCAGGGCCATCATTCCGGTCATTACCAGCTGACCAGAAAGGCAGATAATAGCCACTCGCGCTGCAGATCTCATCAATAATCACCGGATCACCGATATACTTGCCAAAGTCCGAGTCCTCATCTTTCGAGAAATCCCCAAAGAAATGGTAACCGGTGTTTCCCGAATAACTCCCGTATTCCCACCCCATCAGATAACCATAAGAATGGTTAGACACGGGGAGCATGGAAAGGTCCGAGGGAGTCGCCGCAGACTCTGTAGTCATTTCCGCGAGATCATCATTCCAATCGTGGTTTCTCACCTCTACCTCTACGGCCATACCCTTCGCCTTAGAGTTTACGCCTGACGCGCCGATGGTTCCACTGACATGAGTCTGGTGTGAAGAAAGGTAAGAACCACCACCATCCACTTGAGTGATCCGTCCTCCAAACTCCTGGTGCGATGCTCTCACGCTGGATTCATCCCAAACACCAACTCTCAAACCTAAGCCTGTAAGATCATAGGTCGTACCCGCACCCACGAGATTCGCGGCGTTCGAGATC
Above is a genomic segment from Rubritalea squalenifaciens DSM 18772 containing:
- a CDS encoding DUF6263 family protein — translated: MKYKALLGIVGALAMNVGAYAQSANLSLKWVPGTVYKYSTTQDMNMTMPMGGNQMAMTNSMLMNMKNTAAEHPKGVAVKTEYTRLKMTMMMGGNAMMEYDSEKGGGNAMLDGAMKPILESEVTAIYDKSGKLLSMEGLDKLKVNEATGISKESIEQMAKQSSQMLPNKEVKVGETWKTKMDMPMGKQAGEMKISFDMKLDSITGKTAKVSFSGAMNGEVGQAGAMMKIEAKKIDGQYEFDTELGQITKMDMNLDFSMTTAEAGGMKMEAKTMTSMKLTGTEKAK
- a CDS encoding NADH-quinone oxidoreductase subunit N; amino-acid sequence: MHLLEFFVAGFGLALLMWEAFASPKNKSILALAGAGGLTVALIVLIWSTCCPCTSCEVPQWMSRFYGIGEYTVFFKGFALVSTIIVLLMSYDFRKILNRYTCPDATENNTGEFYCLPVFACAGLMWMASATDLVSIFVALELVTITFYVMVAYMRRNVGSLEAGVKYLILGALSTGFLVYGIAWLYGATKTTDLAAIAAGPITSSPALLYGLALIIISLGFKVGAAPMQLWIPDVYQGAPTPITSFLSVASKAAGFGVAITILKPFLMAEATQPAVATILVLMAAATLIYGNFAALAQTNFKRLLAYSSIAHAGFILLGMATQSFDSVLFYLATYLIMTFAGFFVLGLIRNNDDSDEIDAFNGLGKRNPTLALAVTIIMASMAGVPLTAGFLGKFFIFGAAVNNLDIVSWPVLVVAFAAAASGFYYYFKVIRAVYWFAPEKSEPLQISLIAKLALILFTTAIIVFGIYPQPIMSIVGG
- a CDS encoding fumarate reductase/succinate dehydrogenase flavoprotein subunit, whose protein sequence is MSLDSKVPQGPLEQKWSSHKMNSKLINPANKRKYTVIVVGSGLAGGAAAATMSELGYKVKCFCYQDSPRRAHSIAAQGGINAAKNYQNDGDSVFRLFYDTIKGGDFRSREANVYRLAEVSTNIIDQATAQGVPFAREYGGLLDNRSFGGAQVSRTFYARGQTGQQLLIGCYQALEKEISKGGVTMYPRTEMLDLVKVDGHAKGIVVRDLTTGEITTHAADAVCIASGGYGNVFFLSTNAMGCNVMAAYKAHKKGAYFANPCYTQIHPTCIPVSGDYQSKLTLMSESLRNDGRIWVPKSKEDAKAIREGRKTPLDIKEEDRDYYLERKYPSFGNLCPRDIASRAAKEACDDERGVAPTGLGVYLDFKDAINRLGEDTIRARYGNLFQMYEKITGENPYKTPMQIFPAVHYTMGGLWVDYNLMSNLQGLHVLGEANFSDHGANRLGASALMQGLADGYFVIPSTIAVYLAGQKPGAVTTDAPEFKEAEAAAKEHINKLMNIKGKRSVDSFHRELGNIMWDYCGMERTKEGLEYALKRIPEVREEFWKDVRIPGDADELNAELEKAGRLADYFEFAELMCYDALNREESCGGHFRGEHQFTEADPEVQDGRTQAGEAKRHDDQFSYVAAWEYQGEGVQPKLHKEELVFEFVTPSIRSYK
- a CDS encoding succinate dehydrogenase cytochrome b subunit, with protein sequence MSNSSCSLCQFWSSSIGKKIVVALTGIVLVGFLAGHLAGNLLVYVGAEDFNEYAEFLHGMAHGAGIWIARIVLLTCFVLHIVATIQLTTANRAARENRYQCEGTMTASRSSRLMIWSGLTILAFVIFHILHYTVRVDAELAALANEGNPYGMLVLGFKNPLVSIFYIIAISLLCSHLSHGVASIFQTLGLRSRKSAGLIDGLAKAYTAVIWIGFISIPIAVLAGFVK
- a CDS encoding S8 family serine peptidase, whose translation is MQCERTPAGGSGNGAREGGIQQHELVSIQTSLPEAETVLHEPKQEWPAKQDDTELGGFSGHKLTAEKEAEWERIIKERGEDHFRKIVQELEDERDGLRLEMDGLRAGAFRDPKSRREYAEKLATWSRAEKMHAWAQAKLLGIETAGRGSDGKGFELLRFKDGLPVYRTTYNENAAISNAANLVGAGTTYDLTGLGLRVGVWDESSVRASHQEFGGRITQVDGGGSYLSSHQTHVSGTIGASGVNSKAKGMAVEVEVRNHDWNDDLAEMTTESAATPSDLSMLPVSNHSYGYLMGWEYGSYSGNTGYHFFGDFSKDEDSDFGKYIGDPVIIDEICSASGYYLPFWSAGNDRNDGPAEGATIYYWNGSSWQSTSYNPDNHPDTEKNLQYDTIGGSAVAKNIMTVGAVNDAVVSGERSVEAGTMASFSSWGPTDDGRIKPDIVANGVDLFSTDSSRDNGYSSKSGTSMSSPSAAGGSILIQERYGEYHAGELMMASTLKALIIHTADDLGNVGPDYSNGWGLMNVKSAVDLIDLDFEKPSNQHLVVDSVSAGTPSHSYRLLWDQNSSVMKATICWTDPAGDEANGVVDSSTPVLVNDLDIRMVSPSGQTLMPWVLDKDAPQASATSGDNTLDNVEQIIITDPEPGEYVLTVSYKGSITGASQVFSLITTGQDQASVGVFPVSQVSSRGIHGQLPSPSEHQFRVVNNTASDSSWTVSSDVSWLNLSQTAGTATAGSQSVIDAELTSSVLEMSPGTYTATLTFTSASFENVYQREVQLTIYEAVPPSEQFAVGDGFDLKNTQLTFLPSSTGYAVFKAPATDFPVDTQLGSEALHNVSPDFGNSDDGHWTRNLAQPLTFYGQSVSSLNIGTNGLVRFGSSANDYTESISEHFANLGIAVLWDDLNPASAGAIYYQEFPGAKIVVTYEGVPEYGSNVGNSVQLELFTDGTGIIRLTYLDINSADNIIGLSDGQGVPEGWPFPETNFDQAHDYPVLAFDIQDNSIREGDGSTATITASLSEKPPVPMEFPLRFLGGAELADVSGMPEVLNFPVFEPEQTYLVQAVDEDLMENTEMMEIQVESHPLLDFIGSWELVILDASNLPTPLAKWLLDETNASDDAIDSSGNGFDAEPSLSGVSVVAGKHGNARYLDGVDGCFTFGSLGAVGNELTLSGWFKRDGDQTNGVGLIFHRMGGQLFGLQLGPSMDLRYRWNTSDGQQAWSSGLIMPDQVWVFVALVIRPDGATIYMHDGTSMQSASTAMTHAVSDWSAVSHLGCDPIANRHFKGAIDDCRIYPLSFSDRDMEFLFREGLSSVEQYAFDSGVPDQNISAELDPDLDGLPNLLELALATDPNSPDNPVIHEFVDGKIKLKFDRQNEELVYVEGEWSNDLVNWYASGFVVTEEGVEIPMDQDTKFIRLRATEVSP